Below is a window of Mycolicibacterium rhodesiae NBB3 DNA.
CGAGAGCAACGCACCGATCAGAATGTTGCGGACGTAATGCTTGCTGCCGAGTACGGTCGCGGTGCCCGCGAACAGCAGTGCGCCCGTGATGGCCCAGCCGAGCGGCTGCACCAGCAGGATGGTGGCGACGAAGATGCCGACGAGAAGACCGACGGTGCGCCAGTCGGCAGGCGCATCCGGATCGACGTCCTCGCCTGCGTCCGCCTCCCCCACCGAGCCGCGTGGAATCGCGATGGCCAGCACGACCGCCAGCGCGATCAATACGACGCCGATGACGACGGGAAACATCTTCGGCCCGACGGGGTCCACCTTCGCGAAGCCCGCCTCGAGGGTTATCGCGTCATATATGACGAACGCACCGACAGCGACGAGCACGACGCAGACGAGGTATTGCGCTCTGTCGACGCGCTTTTCAGGCTCTGCGGTCGCCGCATCTTCTGTCGTCGTCATAGCAGCCCCAGCTCGGTCAGGGTCGTCGAGACCCGGTTGTCCTGTTCCACGAGAAACTTCTCGAAGGCCTCGCCGGTGACGAACGCGTCCGTCCAGCCGTTCTTCGCCAGGGCGTCCTTCCAGCCCTGGGTGGCGTGCAGATCCTCGAGCACCTTGATCATCGAGTTCCTGGCGTCATCGGAAATGCCCGGCGGCGCAAGGACTCCGCGCCAGTTGGCGAAGGTCATGTCGATACCCGACTCTTTGAGCGTTGGAGCGTCGACCCCTTCGACCCGCTCGTCGCTGGACACGGCGAGCACTCGTAGCTGGCCGGCCTCGATCTGGTCGATCAGCTCGCCGGGGCTCGACGTGCCGACGGTGATCTTCTTTCCGAGCAACGCGGTCAACAGATCTCCACCACCGTCGTAGGTGACGAAGTTGACCGACTTCGGGTCGATGCCGACCGCACGCGCGACCTCCATCGGGAACAGATGATCGGGTCCACCCGGTGACGAACCGCCACCGATCGTCACTTTGGCGGGATCGGCTTTCCAGGCGGCCACGAAGTCCTGCACGGTCTTGAACGGCGAATCGGCGGGAACGAAGATCGCGCCGGGATCCTCGATGAGCTTGGCCAGTGCCGTCGCGTCGGACGCCTTGATTTTCGAGCCGTTGGTGTAGGTCGCGCCGACGACGCCGAGCCCCATGGTCATCATGAGGTCGTCGTTGCCCTTTTCGTTCATCAGCCGGGCCATTGCGACTGTTCCGCCGGCGCCGATGACGTTGAAGACCTCGACGCGACCGGTGATGTCGTCGTCCTCCATGATCTTCACCGCGGTGCGCGCGGTCAGGTCATATCCGCCGCCGGGGCTGTTCGGCACCATCATGCGCAGCCGATGCAGTCCCAACTCGCCGCCGTCGCGCGTCACGCCGCAGGACGTCACCAGCAGTGCGACAAGCGCGGCGATGACGAGCAGCGGCCGTGTATGCGTGCTCTTCACGTCGTCCCCAATCACCTCAGTTGTGATGCTCAGCAATACTGGACCTCTCAGTGATTCAGGTCACGCATTCGTACGCAAAGGACGTTTTGGTCGTTGTGAAACTCATCAAGTCGCCGGCGCGAGGCTTCCGCAGCCTGGCGGGCCAGTTCCTGGTCTTCCAGTTGCTGGTGGTCGCGATTGTGCTGATCGCGGTGGCGGCGGTGTCGGTGGCGCAGTCGACTCGGGAGTTCCGGGAGGTGCGCGGAGCGCGGATGATCGCGGTCGCCGAGAACATGGCTTCCACGCCGATCGTGCGCGACAGGTATGCCGATGTCGGTGCGTCCAAGGTGCTGGCACCGGAGGTGGACCGCGCGGTGGCCCTGTCCGGCGCGGGACTCGCCGAGATCATCACGCCCTCGGGGACAGTTCGAGTGTCATCTGATCCGTTGCGTATCGGCCGGGAGGTCGATATGGGGCCTACCCGCGCGGACGAGGGGCGGGCGTGGTTCGGCGACCTGACCATCGACGGGGTGCACAGCCTTGTGGGCGAGGTGCCCATCCTTGCGGACTCCGGGGACGTCGTGGCGGTGGCGTCGGTGAGCGAGCGGTATCCCTCGGTGTGGGAACTGATGGGGGCATCCGGTGAGCGACTGCTGTTCTACCTCAGCCTCGGCGCGGCGCTGGGTCTGCTGACGTCATGGCTGCTGTCGCGCCGGATCAAGCGGCATACGCGCGGGTTGGAGATCGCGGAGATCGCCAGCCTGGCCGATCATCGGGAAGCGTTGTTGCACAGCATCCGCGAGGGCGTCGTCGCCGTGAACAACGAGGGAGATATCACGCTGCTCAACGACAGCGCGCAGGATCTTCTCGGGATAGCAGGAGATGCGGTGGGACGCCCGGTTGCCGGTGTCGGACTGGATCCCGCGGTCGTGGAGTTCCTGCTTTCCGGTGAGGATGGCCGCGATATCGTGATCGTCACGCGGACAAGGGTGTTGGCCATGAACCGGCGGGCCGCGACCAGCCAGGGCCAGCGGATCGGCACGGTGACGACCATGCGCGACAGCACCGAACTCGCGGCGCTGCAGGGACAGCTGTCGTCGCACAAGAGCGTGACAGACACGCTGCGGGCGCAGACCCACGAGTTCGCCAACCAGTTGCACACTATTTCGGGTCTGGTGCAGCTGGGCGAATATGACGCGGTGCGCGACCTCGTCGGCACACTGACGAGGCGTCGGGCGGAGATCAGTGACGCTGTGACACAACGAATTTCCGATCCCGCGGTGGCAGCGCTGTTGATCGCGAAGACGACGCTGGCCGCGGAGAGTGGTGTCTCGCTGGAGATCGCCTCGGCTTCACACCTCGAGGCGCTGCCGCCTGCCCTGGCCACCGATGTGATCACCTTGCTCGGCAATCTCATCGACAACGCAGTCGATGTGTCGGTGGGCTCGAAGCCCGCCCGGGTCACGGTGAGCGTCGACGACCATGAGGGGCTGACTCTGTCGGTTGCCGACTCTGGGCCGGGGGTGCCCGAGCACCTACGGGAGTCGATCTTCGCCCGCGGTGTGACCTCCAAATCCGAGGTTCCCGGCGGGCGGGGCATCGGACTTGCGCTGGTGCGGATCGTCACCACGCAACACGGCGGCACTGTGGAGGTCATCGACGATCCGTCCGGCGGCGCGCTTTTCGTGGTGCGCCTGCCCGCGGGAGTCATTGCCGAGAAGGCCGCGCATGCGTGATGTGCTGATCGTCGACGACGATTTCATGGTCGCCGAGATCCATCGACGATTCGTCGAACAGGTCGATGGCTTTCGGGCGGTCGGACTCGCACGCACGGGCGCCGAAGCGCTCACTGCCGTGCAGGACCTTCAGCCGCACCTGGTTCTGCTGGATGTGTACCTCCCTGATATGACCGGCCTGGATGTGCTGCAGCAGTTGCGGTCGGACGGGAATCTCGTCGGCGTCATCATGATCACCGCGGCGCGCGAATTGGACACTGTGAAAGGCGCTTTGGACGGCGGTGCAGCCGACTTCCTGATCAAACCTTTCGAGTTCGCGCAGTTCAAGACGAAGTTGGAGGCCTTCGCGGCGCGGGCGGACACCCTGGAGTCTGCCGGCGGCATCGACCAGTCGCTGGTCGACTCGTTGTTCGGCAGTCCGGGTGGGACAGCGCCGACCCTACCGAAGGGCCTCGGGATCGAGACGGGTCGACTGGTGCTGGACGCGGTGCGTGGCGCCGGTGAGGTGTCCGCAGCGGAATGTGCCGATCTGGTGGGGATTTCGCGAGTCAGCGCGCGCCGCTACCTCGAGCACTATTTGAGCACCGAGGTGCTTGACCTGCGCTTGCAATACGGCGCGGGAAGACCCGAGCGACGTTACCACCTACGCGGCGTGTAGATCCGCGAGCTCAACACCGATTCTGAGTTCGACGTCGCTGACGGTGATCATCGGTGCCCCAGGCAATGGTGGAGCAGTCGAGCGGTAGTGCGCACCGGTGGGTGTCACGAATTCGGCGGCGTGGACACCGTCTTCCTCGCACGTGCGCACCTCCCAGCCCGGCGACTCC
It encodes the following:
- a CDS encoding response regulator, with protein sequence MRDVLIVDDDFMVAEIHRRFVEQVDGFRAVGLARTGAEALTAVQDLQPHLVLLDVYLPDMTGLDVLQQLRSDGNLVGVIMITAARELDTVKGALDGGAADFLIKPFEFAQFKTKLEAFAARADTLESAGGIDQSLVDSLFGSPGGTAPTLPKGLGIETGRLVLDAVRGAGEVSAAECADLVGISRVSARRYLEHYLSTEVLDLRLQYGAGRPERRYHLRGV
- a CDS encoding sensor histidine kinase, which codes for MKLIKSPARGFRSLAGQFLVFQLLVVAIVLIAVAAVSVAQSTREFREVRGARMIAVAENMASTPIVRDRYADVGASKVLAPEVDRAVALSGAGLAEIITPSGTVRVSSDPLRIGREVDMGPTRADEGRAWFGDLTIDGVHSLVGEVPILADSGDVVAVASVSERYPSVWELMGASGERLLFYLSLGAALGLLTSWLLSRRIKRHTRGLEIAEIASLADHREALLHSIREGVVAVNNEGDITLLNDSAQDLLGIAGDAVGRPVAGVGLDPAVVEFLLSGEDGRDIVIVTRTRVLAMNRRAATSQGQRIGTVTTMRDSTELAALQGQLSSHKSVTDTLRAQTHEFANQLHTISGLVQLGEYDAVRDLVGTLTRRRAEISDAVTQRISDPAVAALLIAKTTLAAESGVSLEIASASHLEALPPALATDVITLLGNLIDNAVDVSVGSKPARVTVSVDDHEGLTLSVADSGPGVPEHLRESIFARGVTSKSEVPGGRGIGLALVRIVTTQHGGTVEVIDDPSGGALFVVRLPAGVIAEKAAHA
- a CDS encoding tripartite tricarboxylate transporter TctB family protein is translated as MTTTEDAATAEPEKRVDRAQYLVCVVLVAVGAFVIYDAITLEAGFAKVDPVGPKMFPVVIGVVLIALAVVLAIAIPRGSVGEADAGEDVDPDAPADWRTVGLLVGIFVATILLVQPLGWAITGALLFAGTATVLGSKHYVRNILIGALLSVGSFYAFYSGLGIPLPAGILDGIL
- a CDS encoding Bug family tripartite tricarboxylate transporter substrate binding protein, which codes for MKSTHTRPLLVIAALVALLVTSCGVTRDGGELGLHRLRMMVPNSPGGGYDLTARTAVKIMEDDDITGRVEVFNVIGAGGTVAMARLMNEKGNDDLMMTMGLGVVGATYTNGSKIKASDATALAKLIEDPGAIFVPADSPFKTVQDFVAAWKADPAKVTIGGGSSPGGPDHLFPMEVARAVGIDPKSVNFVTYDGGGDLLTALLGKKITVGTSSPGELIDQIEAGQLRVLAVSSDERVEGVDAPTLKESGIDMTFANWRGVLAPPGISDDARNSMIKVLEDLHATQGWKDALAKNGWTDAFVTGEAFEKFLVEQDNRVSTTLTELGLL